One region of Salvia miltiorrhiza cultivar Shanhuang (shh) chromosome 3, IMPLAD_Smil_shh, whole genome shotgun sequence genomic DNA includes:
- the LOC131014822 gene encoding UPS-like protein C36.10 isoform X3, which produces MQLVAFASTSDCLNLFLAAAYILLCPRTYCEHDDTRICLEMVRAYSQEHTYKHPWERVTAASWRKFADPENKRTLSHIVEVDTLSHKLERSSGKLYTTRAITVHAPGPWFLRKMIGQDICHCVESTVVDAQARSMQLATRNISLEKFLEVEEKIRYDPHPEDPVGWTICRQETRITIKPLSALATMAEKIEQKCVEKFQHNSAKGREVMERICKYLEAESRGISA; this is translated from the exons ATGCAACTTGTTGCTTTTGCTTCAACTTCAGATTGCCTCAATTTATTCCTAGCTGCAGCCTATATTCTTCTTTGTCCAAGGACGTATTGTGAACATGACGATACAAGAATTTGTCTGGAG ATGGTTAGAGCATATTCTCAAGAACACACATACAAGCATCCATGGGAACGAGTAACAGCTGCGTCGTGGCGCAAATTTGCTGACCCTGAGAACAAACGCACGCTGTCTCACATTGTCGAGGTTGATACACTGAGCCACAAGCTCGAACGTAGCTCTGGCAAGCTGTACACTACTCGAGCTATAACTGTCCATGCTCCTGGGCCATGGTTCCTTCGTAAGATGATCGGCCAGGATATCTGTCACTGCGTTGAATCAACTGTCGTGGATGCACAAGCCCGGTCGATGCAGCTAGCCACTCGCAATATCAGCCTCGAGAAGTTCCTTGAAGTGGAGGAGAAGATTAGGTACGATCCCCATCCGGAGGATCCAGTTGGATGGACCATATGCCGGCAGGAGACAAGGATCACGATAAAGCCCCTGTCAGCACTTGCCACGATGGCCGAGAAGATCGAGCAGAAGTGCGTGGAGAAGTTCCAGCACAACAGTGCTAAGGGGAGAGAGGTTATGGAGAGGATCTGCAAGTATCTTGAAGCTGAATCTAGGGGCATTTCTGCTTGA
- the LOC131014819 gene encoding vacuolar protein-sorting-associated protein 33 homolog: MSQIPNLENAPINLTEIRIRAQTELLNILRDIKGDKCLVIDPKLSGALSLLVHSSELKENGAELRHLTAEPVQTERTKVVFLVRAQPDLMRFICSTIHNDTSKGLHREYYLYFVPRRLVSCENVLAEEKVRELLNIGEFPLYMLPLDEDVLSFELDLTEKECLVEGDETAFWNIAKAIHNLEFTCGVIPNVRAKGKGAARVADILTRMQTEEPVNAANMGIPLPEINTLILLDREVDMITPMLTQLTYEGLIDEFLGVKNGAVELDASIMGAQQEGKKTKVPLNSSDKLFKETRDLNFEVVVQVLRQKATSMKQDYTEISTTTQTVSELKDFVKKLNSLPEMTRHINLAQHLTTFTSKSVFAERLDMEQTLVEAQSYDICFDYIEELLCKQEPLEKVLRLLILFSVTNSGLPKKHFDYLRRELLISYGPEHINTLDSLEKAGLLRKQDSRSNWLTIKRALQLIIEDTDTTNPNDISYVFSGYAPLSIRLVQQAIRSGWRSLEEILKLLPGPHLETKRGGFSSIPSYDTLPGSLNSSEKLANGRRALVLVVFVGGVTFAEISALRFLSSQEGMAYDLILGITKVVNGRTLIETFISDWDK, translated from the exons ATGTCTCAGATTCCCAATTTAGAGAATGCCCCCATAAATCTCACTGAGATACG AATACGAGCTCAAACGGAGCTGCTAAATATCCTCAGAGAT ATAAAGGGAGATAAATGTTTGGTAATTGATCCGAAGCTCAGTGGAGCACTGTCACTTCTTGTCCATAGCTCAGAACTAAAG GAAAATGGTGCTGAATTGCGGCATCTAACAGCTGAGCCAGTTCAAACTGAAAGAACCAAAGTGGTCTTCCTCGTTCGAGCTCAACCTGACTTGATGAGATTCATCTGCTCCACCATTCATAATGATACCTCCAAAGGGCTTCACAGAGAATATTATCTTTACTTTGTTCCACGCAGACTGGTTTCTTGTGAAAAC GTACTTGCGGAGGAAAAAGTACGTGAATTGTTGAATATTGGGGAGTTTCCCTTATACATGCTTCCACTTGACGAGGACGTTTTATCATTTGAACTTGACCTTACTGAAAAA GAGTGTTTGGTAGAAGGAGATGAAACTGCTTTTTGGAATATTGCCAAAGCCATTCACAATCTTGAG TTTACTTGTGGAGTGATACCAAATGTTAGGGCCAAAGGGAAAGGAGCTGCACGTGTTGCTGATATCTTGACTCGTATGCAAACTGAAGAACCTGTTAATGCTGCAAAT ATGGGCATTCCACTTCCAGAAATTAATACTCTTATACTTCTGGATAGAGAA GTGGACATGATAACTCCTATGCTTACTCAATTAACATATGAGGGATTGATAGACGAG TTTCTTGGTGTAAAAAATGGAGCTGTGGAGCTAGATGCATCCATTATGGGAGCTCAgcaagaagggaaaaagacaAAGGTGCCCCTTAATTCTAG TGACAAATTATTCAAAGAGACACGGGATCTGAATTTTGAAGTTGTTGTCCAG GTTCTTCGTCAAAAGGCGACATCCATGAAGCAAGACTATACAGAGATTTCGACTACT ACACAGACGGTGTCTGAGTTGAAGGACTTTGTGAAGAAGCTGAACTCATTGCCAGAAATGACT AGGCACATAAATCTTGCTCAgcatttgacaacatttacaTCAAAATCAGTATTTGCCGAGAGACTTGACATGGAACAGACACTTGTGGAGGCTCAGAGCTATGACAT ATGCTTTGATTACATTGAAGAATTACTTTGTAAGCAAGAGCCTCTTGAAAAAGTCCTACGccttctaattttattttctgtaacCAACTCAGGGTTGCCAAAAAAGCATTTTGACTATTTGAG GAGAGAGCTTCTTATAAGCTATGGTCCCGAGCACATAAATACACTGGATAGCTTGGAGAAAGCAGGGCTGCTTAGGAAACAG GACTCAAGAAGCAACTGGCTGACTATCAAACGTGCTTTGCAACTTATAATTGAGGACACAGACACCACTAA TCCGAATGATATTTCATATGTCTTCTCTGGATACGCACCTCTCAGCATTCGACTTGTACAGCAGGCAATACGATCTGGATG GCGCTCCTTAGAAGAAATTCTGAAGTTGCTGCCTGGTCCACACTTGGAGACCAAGAGA GGTGGATTTTCTAGCATCCCGTCATATGATACGCTGCCTGGATCACTGAACAGTTCGGAGAA ACTTGCAAATGGAAGGCGTGCTCTAGTCCTCGTGGTTTTTGTTGGTGGGGTAACATTCGCTGAGATATCTGCACTCCGTTTCCTCAGTTCCCAG GAGGGAATGGCGTATGATTTGATCCTAGGAATAACCAAAGTTGTCAATGGACGCACCTTGATAGAAACCTTCATAAGTGACTGGGACAAGTAA
- the LOC131014821 gene encoding SKP1-like protein 11, translating into MAEISAEERTLTLLSSDGERFMVPEAAAVQSKTIKNIVEDGCSGGPIPLANVSSKVLAEVIVFLKNHANGSEIEEQKKSDETFLKEIADRIRDKSPEWVRNLFGIENDYTPEEEEAVRMEYAWAFDDINDD; encoded by the exons ATGGCCGAAATTTCAGCGGAGGAACGAACCCTAACTTTATTGAGCTCCGACGGCGAACGGTTCATGGTCCCCGAAGCCGCCGCCGTGCAATCAAAAACGATCAAGAATATCGTGGAGGATGGGTGCAGCGGCGGCCCGATCCCGCTCGCCAATGTCAGCTCTAAAGTACTGGCTGAGGTCATCGTCTTCCTTAAAAATCACGCGAATGGCAGCGAGATCGAGGAACAGAAGAAAAGCGACGAGACATTCCTGAAG GAGATCGCCGATAGGATTCGAGATAAATCGCCGGAGTGGGTGAGGAACCTGTTCGGAATCGAAAACGATTACACgccggaggaggaggaagcggTCAGGATGGAATACGCGTGGGCTTTTGACGATATCAATGATGATTGA
- the LOC131014822 gene encoding UPS-like protein C36.10 isoform X1 — translation MQLVAFASTSDCLNLFLAAAYILLCPRTYCEHDDTRICLEVDPWLCLALSNYYFVRIALRVCLLKMVRAYSQEHTYKHPWERVTAASWRKFADPENKRTLSHIVEVDTLSHKLERSSGKLYTTRAITVHAPGPWFLRKMIGQDICHCVESTVVDAQARSMQLATRNISLEKFLEVEEKIRYDPHPEDPVGWTICRQETRITIKPLSALATMAEKIEQKCVEKFQHNSAKGREVMERICKYLEAESRGISA, via the exons ATGCAACTTGTTGCTTTTGCTTCAACTTCAGATTGCCTCAATTTATTCCTAGCTGCAGCCTATATTCTTCTTTGTCCAAGGACGTATTGTGAACATGACGATACAAGAATTTGTCTGGAGGTTGATCCATGGTTGTGTTTAGCTTTGTCCAATTACTATTTTGTTAGAATTGCCTTGAGAGTATGTCTACTGAAG ATGGTTAGAGCATATTCTCAAGAACACACATACAAGCATCCATGGGAACGAGTAACAGCTGCGTCGTGGCGCAAATTTGCTGACCCTGAGAACAAACGCACGCTGTCTCACATTGTCGAGGTTGATACACTGAGCCACAAGCTCGAACGTAGCTCTGGCAAGCTGTACACTACTCGAGCTATAACTGTCCATGCTCCTGGGCCATGGTTCCTTCGTAAGATGATCGGCCAGGATATCTGTCACTGCGTTGAATCAACTGTCGTGGATGCACAAGCCCGGTCGATGCAGCTAGCCACTCGCAATATCAGCCTCGAGAAGTTCCTTGAAGTGGAGGAGAAGATTAGGTACGATCCCCATCCGGAGGATCCAGTTGGATGGACCATATGCCGGCAGGAGACAAGGATCACGATAAAGCCCCTGTCAGCACTTGCCACGATGGCCGAGAAGATCGAGCAGAAGTGCGTGGAGAAGTTCCAGCACAACAGTGCTAAGGGGAGAGAGGTTATGGAGAGGATCTGCAAGTATCTTGAAGCTGAATCTAGGGGCATTTCTGCTTGA
- the LOC131014822 gene encoding UPS-like protein C36.10 isoform X4 yields MMVRAYSQEHTYKHPWERVTAASWRKFADPENKRTLSHIVEVDTLSHKLERSSGKLYTTRAITVHAPGPWFLRKMIGQDICHCVESTVVDAQARSMQLATRNISLEKFLEVEEKIRYDPHPEDPVGWTICRQETRITIKPLSALATMAEKIEQKCVEKFQHNSAKGREVMERICKYLEAESRGISA; encoded by the exons ATG ATGGTTAGAGCATATTCTCAAGAACACACATACAAGCATCCATGGGAACGAGTAACAGCTGCGTCGTGGCGCAAATTTGCTGACCCTGAGAACAAACGCACGCTGTCTCACATTGTCGAGGTTGATACACTGAGCCACAAGCTCGAACGTAGCTCTGGCAAGCTGTACACTACTCGAGCTATAACTGTCCATGCTCCTGGGCCATGGTTCCTTCGTAAGATGATCGGCCAGGATATCTGTCACTGCGTTGAATCAACTGTCGTGGATGCACAAGCCCGGTCGATGCAGCTAGCCACTCGCAATATCAGCCTCGAGAAGTTCCTTGAAGTGGAGGAGAAGATTAGGTACGATCCCCATCCGGAGGATCCAGTTGGATGGACCATATGCCGGCAGGAGACAAGGATCACGATAAAGCCCCTGTCAGCACTTGCCACGATGGCCGAGAAGATCGAGCAGAAGTGCGTGGAGAAGTTCCAGCACAACAGTGCTAAGGGGAGAGAGGTTATGGAGAGGATCTGCAAGTATCTTGAAGCTGAATCTAGGGGCATTTCTGCTTGA
- the LOC131014822 gene encoding UPS-like protein C36.10 isoform X2: MQLVAFASTSDCLNLFLAAAYILLCPRTYCEHDDTRICLEVDPWLCLALSNYYFVRIALRMVRAYSQEHTYKHPWERVTAASWRKFADPENKRTLSHIVEVDTLSHKLERSSGKLYTTRAITVHAPGPWFLRKMIGQDICHCVESTVVDAQARSMQLATRNISLEKFLEVEEKIRYDPHPEDPVGWTICRQETRITIKPLSALATMAEKIEQKCVEKFQHNSAKGREVMERICKYLEAESRGISA, translated from the exons ATGCAACTTGTTGCTTTTGCTTCAACTTCAGATTGCCTCAATTTATTCCTAGCTGCAGCCTATATTCTTCTTTGTCCAAGGACGTATTGTGAACATGACGATACAAGAATTTGTCTGGAGGTTGATCCATGGTTGTGTTTAGCTTTGTCCAATTACTATTTTGTTAGAATTGCCTTGAGA ATGGTTAGAGCATATTCTCAAGAACACACATACAAGCATCCATGGGAACGAGTAACAGCTGCGTCGTGGCGCAAATTTGCTGACCCTGAGAACAAACGCACGCTGTCTCACATTGTCGAGGTTGATACACTGAGCCACAAGCTCGAACGTAGCTCTGGCAAGCTGTACACTACTCGAGCTATAACTGTCCATGCTCCTGGGCCATGGTTCCTTCGTAAGATGATCGGCCAGGATATCTGTCACTGCGTTGAATCAACTGTCGTGGATGCACAAGCCCGGTCGATGCAGCTAGCCACTCGCAATATCAGCCTCGAGAAGTTCCTTGAAGTGGAGGAGAAGATTAGGTACGATCCCCATCCGGAGGATCCAGTTGGATGGACCATATGCCGGCAGGAGACAAGGATCACGATAAAGCCCCTGTCAGCACTTGCCACGATGGCCGAGAAGATCGAGCAGAAGTGCGTGGAGAAGTTCCAGCACAACAGTGCTAAGGGGAGAGAGGTTATGGAGAGGATCTGCAAGTATCTTGAAGCTGAATCTAGGGGCATTTCTGCTTGA